TTTATATACACTTTCATCATTTTCTTTCTTGGAATTTCGACAATTATAACCGCACAAGACAAAAAGAAAATAAGCATTGAATATGCTGGACGATTAAATGTAGATGAAGAAAATTATCCCGGAGCAAAAGTACTAACACGTAACAGTATGCAACAGGTACATATTGCCCATGCAGGTAGTAATATGTGGTGCGATAAAGCGATTTACTACAGTGGTGAGAATTTTGTTGAGGCCTATGGAAATGTTATTGTAAAACAAGGAGACACCATTACAATGACCTCTAAATATGTCGAGTATAGTGGCTCCTCACAACTCGCATTTGCTAGTGGTGAAGTTGTTTTAAAAAGTCCTAATTCAACTATTTCTTCAGATACATTATATTTTGATAGAGTAAAACAGCAATCCTTTTATAAAAGCGGTGGTAATGTCGTAAAAGATTCTTCAGGTACTATTACAAGTAAAATTGGTCGTTATTACATGAAAGACAAAAAATTTCAATTTGTTGACGATGTTGTTTTAACAGGTGACGGCACTGTTGTAAATTCAAATTATTTCGATTTTTATGAAGATACGGGGCTTGCTTATTTATTCGGCCCATCAACCATAACAACAGAAGATAGCAAAACCTATTGCGAGAAGGGTTTTTATGATACAAAAAACAAAACTGGGTATGCACTGAAAGATTCTAAGATATATTATGATGATCGTATTATCGAAGGTGATAGTCTATATTTTGATAACACAAAAAGTTTTGCTTCTGCAACCAACAATATTAAAATTACTGATACTATAAATAAGAGTATTGTAACGGGGCATTACGCCGAAGTTTTTAGAGCTAAAGATTCACTTTTTATAACTAAACGTGCTTTAGTCACCACAGTTCAAGAAAAAGATTCTGTATACCTTCATGCTGATAAAATAATGGTTACCGGTAAACCGGAAAATAGGATTACTCGAGCCTATTACAATGCTAAACTCTTCAAGACAGACATTAGTGCCAAAGCCGATTCTATTCACGCTAATCAAAATACAGGTATTACCGAATTAATAAATCTAGACCGCTTTGCTCCTACCGATGCTTTTTCAACAAAGCGACGCCCTATCCTTTGGAATAACGCAAACCAAATGACGGGAGATACTATTCATTTAATCTCTAATTCAAAAACAGAAAAATTAGATTCACTTCGTGTGTTTAATAACGCTTTTATAATTAGTAAAGACACTATTAGTGAAAATGGATATAATCAAATTTTTGGAATAACCTTAGTTGGTTTATTCAATGATGCCAATGAATTAAGAGAAGTGAACATTAATAAAAATGCAGAATCTATATTCTATACACGTGATGAAAATCAAGAATTAATAGGTATCGACAAAGCTAAATCTGGTAGTATAAAGATGTTATTTGCCAATAGTGACATTGAAGAGTATACGCGATTAAATACTGTTGATGGCACACTATTCCCTGAAAAAGATTATCAAGAAAAAGATAAATTCCTAAAAGGTTTTGATTGGAGGGAAGATGAGCGCCCTCTAAGTGTTGACGATTTATTTAAAGAAGACAAGCCTTTTAAATTAACTGTTATTAAAGGCTTGGAAGATTATGTGCCACAAGAGAACTTTTTTGATGAGGAGTTATTGGAGCGGATAAATCAAGAAAATAGAAACAATAAAATAAAAAGAACCATACTAAACATATCGAAATCTGATAATGGTTTTAAAAACCTACTTAAATTTGAAAACACCTTTACAAATGCCATTTGGAGAAAAAGAGCTTTAAAAATTAAAAATACAGATGAATTATCGCCGGATAAACGTAATAACACAATATTAATTAAAGGTACTAATGCAGGTACCCCAGATGGCTATCTTATTCAATCTATCAATAATACTTCTGGTACTTTCAAATTTTCCGTTTGGCTCAAAGGCGTAGGAAAAATACTTGTATCACTTCAAGAGCAAGGAGGTAACTATACCAAATACAAAACATTATCCATAAATTTAACAAACGAATGGAATCAATATGAAGTAACAGGGACAAAAGAAAATGATGGAAATAAACTTAGATGTGCCATATATAATATTCATGTAAACGAAGCATTCAATATTTGGCAGGCTTCATTAATTGAAATTAAACAGAAATAGTATACTGCATGAAACCAGACTTCCTCCTACACCAAGCCCAAACATCACCTCATCCATTGTCAATGGAAATTTCTCATGCCAATGGATCATATATTTATGATACAAACAATAAAGCTTATCTCGATTTTGTTGCAGGTGTTTCAGCATGTCCATTAGGTCATCAACATCCTAAAGTTAATTCTGCCATAAAAAACCAACTCGATCAATATTCACATGTTATGGTTTATGGTGAATACATACAAAAACCTGCAGTAGAGCTCACTAAACTTTTAGCAAAACATTTACCAACATCATTACAATCCACATATTTAACTAATTCAGGAACTGAAGCTATAGAAGGCGCACTAAAGTTAGCAAAACGTGCTACTGGGAGAAGTGAAATGATAGCAGCAAATCACGCATACCACGGTAACACCATGGGAGCTTTGAGCGTAATGGGCTATGAAGAAAGAAAACAAGCCTTCAGACCATTACTTCCTGATGTTAAATTTATAGAATTTAATAACGGGGATGATCTCACCAAAATAACAACAAAAACTGCTTGTGTTATTTTAGAAACTATACAAGGTGGAGCTGGCTTTATAGAACCGAGAAACCAATATTTAGAAAAAGTAAGAAAACAATGTGATGCCGTTGGAGCTCTTTTAATTCTAGATGAAATTCAACCAGGTATTGGAAGAACAGGTAAACTTTTTGGGTTTGAACATTACAATTGTATTCCTGATATTTTAGTTACCGGCAAAGGGCTTGGAGGCGGTATGCCTATTGGTGCATTTACAGCATCTCTTGAATTGATGAATCTTTTACAAGATAACCCCAAGCTTGGTCATATTACTACTTTTGGAGGCCATCCCGTAATTGCCGCCTCTGCATTAGCAACTCTAACTGAAATTACTGAAAGTAATTTGATAGAACAAACCCTTCAAAAAGAACAACTCTTTAGAAAACTATTAGTTCACCCTTTAATAAAAGAAATTCGTGGTAGAGGTTTAATGTTAGCCATAATAACACCTTCTGCAGATATAACAAATGCACTAATTTTAAAATGTCAAGATGCCGGATTAATACTATTTTGGCTACTTTTTGAGCCAAAAGCAGTTAGAATTACTCCTCCATTAACTATTTCTAACATCGAAATTAAGGAAGGTTGTTCTAAAATATTGAATATTTTAGATAAAATAAAAAACACATAAAACACTAAATAACAGGTTTTTATGTTTTTATTTTTCAAAATAAAATAAAAATGTTCATTACTTTGTTAAAAACATTTACCTCAGTTTTGGTGTAAACCATAAATAGAATACTAACTTTAATAAAGTAGAAAACATACAAAAGTGCTTATGGAGTACGGTCACGACCACAATAATAGCTTACCTCTAACTAAATTTGAATCGATGCTTAAAACAAATCATGTTTTATTTTTCGATTCAGAAGAGTTCGAAAATATCATTCACCATTATCTTAACTTAGGAAAAATTGCTTTAGCGAAAAAAGCAATTAAGCTAGGTTTGGACCAGCACCCTACATCCATCAATTTAAAATTATTTAGAGTTGAAGTTTTCGTTTTTGAAGACAAACTTGAAGAAGCCGATCTTTTATTAGATCAGCTTTATAGTCTTGATCCACAAAACGAAGAAATATACATTCAAAAAGCCAATATTTTTTCTAAAAAAGATAATCACGAAAAAGCAATAGAGGTCTTAAAACAAGCTCTAAAATTAGCTGACGATGTAGTTGATCTATACTCGTTAATAGGAATGGAATACTTGTTTTTGGATAAATTTGAAGAGGCAAAAATTAATTTCATGAAATGCTTAGAAAGTGATATTGAAGACTATTCATCACTTTACAATATTATATATTGCTTCGAATATTTAAATCAAAATGAAGAGGCTATCACTTACTTAAACACCTTTTTAGATAAAAACCCGTATTGCGAAGTCGCATGGCACCAATTAGGTATTCAATATTTTGCACTAAAAAAACTAAAAAAAGCATTAGCAGCATTTGATTTTGCAATTATTTCCGACGATACTTTTATTGGAGCATACATTGAACGTGGTAAAGTATTAGAAAAACTAGGACGATACGAAGATGCCATCGAAAATTACTCAATCACTTTAAAATTAGATGACCCTACATCTTTCGCTCTCTTACATATTGGTAACTGCTACGAGAAGCTTAAAAAAGATGATTTAGCACTCCAATATTATGATAGAACCGTACATGAAGACCCTTTATTAGATAAAGGCTGGATTGCTATTACAAAGTTTTATAATAAACGAAAAAACTATCAACGTGCTCTTTATTTTATAAATAAAGCCATCAATATTGATTCGGAGAACGTGATGTATTGGAAACTTTATGCACAAATAAACCAACGTTTAAATTTTTATGAAGAAGCAGAACGTGGTTACAAAAAAACGCTAGAGCTTGGTAATTACGAACTAAACACTTGGTTAACCCGAGGCGATTTACTTATTAAATTAGGTGAAACAGAAGCAGCTATTGATAATTTTGAACAAGCTGTAGAGTTTTACTCAGATAGCGCAGAATTAGAGTACCGCTTAGCTGGATTGTATTTAGCACTTCACGAAACGGATAAAGGGACATTTCATTTAAAGAATGCTATAAATATCAATGAAGAATATAGCTTTATTATTGAAGAACTTTTTCCTGAAATCTACAAGAAAGTTGCAGTACAAAGCTTACTAAAACAAAATTCGAAGTAAGTTTTATATTCTGTATAAACGTTTTCATTAAAATACATACCTTTGGTTTTTTACGTAAAAAATCAAAACATGCAAAGACAATTAAAAGACTATTTAATTATTTCGCTTAAAGGCCTTGCTATGGGAGCAGCCGATGCCGTTCCAGGCGTTTCAGGTGGTACTATTGCTTTTATTTCAGGTATTTACGAAGAATTAATAAATTCCATAAGCAATATAAATGCCGATTTGATTAAGTCACTTTTCACTAAAGGTATAAAGCCTTTTTGGCAACAACTAAACGGTAATTTTTTAATAGCGCTATTAGCTGGTATTATGGTCAGT
The window above is part of the Algibacter sp. L3A6 genome. Proteins encoded here:
- a CDS encoding aspartate aminotransferase family protein — encoded protein: MKPDFLLHQAQTSPHPLSMEISHANGSYIYDTNNKAYLDFVAGVSACPLGHQHPKVNSAIKNQLDQYSHVMVYGEYIQKPAVELTKLLAKHLPTSLQSTYLTNSGTEAIEGALKLAKRATGRSEMIAANHAYHGNTMGALSVMGYEERKQAFRPLLPDVKFIEFNNGDDLTKITTKTACVILETIQGGAGFIEPRNQYLEKVRKQCDAVGALLILDEIQPGIGRTGKLFGFEHYNCIPDILVTGKGLGGGMPIGAFTASLELMNLLQDNPKLGHITTFGGHPVIAASALATLTEITESNLIEQTLQKEQLFRKLLVHPLIKEIRGRGLMLAIITPSADITNALILKCQDAGLILFWLLFEPKAVRITPPLTISNIEIKEGCSKILNILDKIKNT
- a CDS encoding OstA-like protein gives rise to the protein MIRTKFIYTFIIFFLGISTIITAQDKKKISIEYAGRLNVDEENYPGAKVLTRNSMQQVHIAHAGSNMWCDKAIYYSGENFVEAYGNVIVKQGDTITMTSKYVEYSGSSQLAFASGEVVLKSPNSTISSDTLYFDRVKQQSFYKSGGNVVKDSSGTITSKIGRYYMKDKKFQFVDDVVLTGDGTVVNSNYFDFYEDTGLAYLFGPSTITTEDSKTYCEKGFYDTKNKTGYALKDSKIYYDDRIIEGDSLYFDNTKSFASATNNIKITDTINKSIVTGHYAEVFRAKDSLFITKRALVTTVQEKDSVYLHADKIMVTGKPENRITRAYYNAKLFKTDISAKADSIHANQNTGITELINLDRFAPTDAFSTKRRPILWNNANQMTGDTIHLISNSKTEKLDSLRVFNNAFIISKDTISENGYNQIFGITLVGLFNDANELREVNINKNAESIFYTRDENQELIGIDKAKSGSIKMLFANSDIEEYTRLNTVDGTLFPEKDYQEKDKFLKGFDWREDERPLSVDDLFKEDKPFKLTVIKGLEDYVPQENFFDEELLERINQENRNNKIKRTILNISKSDNGFKNLLKFENTFTNAIWRKRALKIKNTDELSPDKRNNTILIKGTNAGTPDGYLIQSINNTSGTFKFSVWLKGVGKILVSLQEQGGNYTKYKTLSINLTNEWNQYEVTGTKENDGNKLRCAIYNIHVNEAFNIWQASLIEIKQK
- a CDS encoding tetratricopeptide repeat protein; translated protein: MEYGHDHNNSLPLTKFESMLKTNHVLFFDSEEFENIIHHYLNLGKIALAKKAIKLGLDQHPTSINLKLFRVEVFVFEDKLEEADLLLDQLYSLDPQNEEIYIQKANIFSKKDNHEKAIEVLKQALKLADDVVDLYSLIGMEYLFLDKFEEAKINFMKCLESDIEDYSSLYNIIYCFEYLNQNEEAITYLNTFLDKNPYCEVAWHQLGIQYFALKKLKKALAAFDFAIISDDTFIGAYIERGKVLEKLGRYEDAIENYSITLKLDDPTSFALLHIGNCYEKLKKDDLALQYYDRTVHEDPLLDKGWIAITKFYNKRKNYQRALYFINKAINIDSENVMYWKLYAQINQRLNFYEEAERGYKKTLELGNYELNTWLTRGDLLIKLGETEAAIDNFEQAVEFYSDSAELEYRLAGLYLALHETDKGTFHLKNAININEEYSFIIEELFPEIYKKVAVQSLLKQNSK